From the Oncorhynchus nerka isolate Pitt River linkage group LG20, Oner_Uvic_2.0, whole genome shotgun sequence genome, one window contains:
- the spen gene encoding msx2-interacting protein isoform X4 — protein sequence MVRETRHLWVGNLPENVREEKIIEHFKRYGRVESVKVLPKRGSEGGVAAFVDFVDIKSAQKAHNSINKMGDRDLRTDYNEPGTIPSAVRGLDDSLSLGSRGRDVSGFIRVAGGPVYGPPASLHSREGRYERRLDGTAESRDRAYDHSAYGHHERASSSFDRQRHYDTDYYRDTRERMLNSVTGTACGGGGAVSAGIGGGVVGAGISGTGGGAVAGGSGGSSSVGVGYYRSHSRSPSHFDTPEPRYEPRAREPFILASVVHRDLYQEEGGRRRDRSYHDSRSRSPHSTHSRNPSPQRLSTQASRPPRSHSGSGSRSRSSSSDSVSSTSSSTSGSDSSSSSSDGSPARSVQSAAVPAPLSLPLSALDKDEPRKSFGVKVQNLPVRSTDTSLKDGLFHEFKKYGKVTSVQIHGALEERYGLVFFRQQEDQEKALAASKGKLFFGMQIEVIAWNGPETESENEFRPLDERIDEFHPKATRTLFIGNLEKNTSYHDLLNIFQRFGEIVDIDIKKVNGAPQYAFLQYSDITSVCKAIKKMDGEYLGNNRLKLGFGKSMPTTCVWLDGLASNITEQYLTRHFCRYGHVIKVVFDRPKGMALILYNNIEYAQAAVKETKGWKIGGNKIKVDFANQESQMAFYHSMQASGQDIRDFYEILSERRDERRPQYEFTAERPFFDNSVRTPGGTFTEDPRRKLPDRGREFYTEWDSYQGDFYDPRYFDDPREYRDYRDPYEQDIRKYSYLQRERERERFETDRERDHGRRTMEHSQSPSHPHRPASPTASHSLSERLPNDSDRRICCRSSERSASCSSLSPPRFDKARTDRYNKSDKPEKDRPFETEHGTGGDKEKWSGRKEKGEKQRLRKLKLQSPSVPSPETVPKLEREVSSDAVLRSKVSKFPLKEKEGSGKGRLDLPPCVVQLTRVKEKEVNLLGHAVLEKQRVRGGNDSIRLASPSRDQKSPPFRIDHQKGDIVKHGKVPKDNHLEVVDKDGKMKAKKHMKADPRYDGSNCVDVDRLAARKRRFEDSMGKTDQLKRESPEEGSRLGLRKTPDSAMTKENEDEKSLLRKVVHKMEHCKAKSERLVTVCSPKDEQESEIVSMGMGLGLSLELQSRLGEPTEEATDPLDPTCLKIQFWGSSLTKISDGSLDQDAFTQLPQQDNGEQGVGLYKSRGETEERLESDLDHSQTCRKQMEQSRQEPDKSYKSESPQDGDTEDFERCSLVYEVGKTPQDVTDDYPSSKRKKSESFDFDLLSGKRDRNYRSSCELNEDLDLSVISFSGSGPFPSNEEECASRLAQSVTNKKTKDSPKEEDKVYSHVDSLKYSLDVTPNCFRSPITEFPKLKTALLGCNEQLLQRWESRIKSDCLRMDMTFPSSIVKQESICKRLVCELEPGEVSSDSDDDGVNKNHSPKPNTSLSSILGEREERLTGLKLSCSLEKNKFYSFALDKTITPDTQALLERAKSLSSAREDNWSFLDRDSRFASLRGGSDKEKVESVPRPIPSWYMKKKKIRTDSEGKLDDNKKDPKAEDLERQELFASRFLHSSIFEQDSRRLQHLERKDPELGVGRYPVKQDAVKGQPGPWGGDLQEPIVLFHSRFLELQQQKETSWGHFPQEIESVDESEQEASPKVLEFMQKADIKSVSPALILPISQFLSSPREISPQQEKEVVLTTSSSEQTLSLIEEEKVEHNLEVFPPQSPLVEIQPPASILITPLSPFLSDAEVKVEPKEVLCEPRVTTEGNLTVDHTSFLDNKPPTPGASLSSFEASAAEFTCSASPKVDENIEMVKMETQPEKPYSKDFDKPQKSDDSQEVHIPVSEAGIKPAKPIRKQPKSKRAKPNVSVTQILEPPKTAVSEKPVTRKSERIDREKLKRSSSPRGEVLKASSEPKTTAKSPVNVPDSENEAILIHGRSRRRNVRSVYATQSEGDAQPPCKEVVESSCSTRKCGVDKDLVLQQDALKTSTYTRRGRPPKSRRRGEDVSPVKGDSQKSSEEDSDMKEPANTGQGSRMSEGWCSPRMQKVQTAQVSSLTGASIGRKASRVDKQSKSETSSGEKSVDSITTEEPEPKIKDESEEAGKLLEEAMQCLPTQKDEGDKVLTDQIEKRYSEGDIERIESTHVEKRQQSEKSGKVKAPRFTRNAKLVTEDKSLGLRNLEIRVSLDDVKGLLCSEEDEAVSFETTAKNAKPGVPDKEEARTQCYLKDAAEFSPEEREDALLDPEQTVDPAAAILARQMELERAVENIAKLTVVQPLQPYKEPPAEPPTLLPPVTIEPENEMEGEKSAIPASETELAAAIDSITAEDISTDTDGFTAPSTYTAIVPTPEPLVLPSANDVLEPETHMAISNIIDPDPEMGVLIPSAKPLMTDAKASESTVSGASAEDESLPSETHTKKGKAVRPKTPKRSRGRKAVNRKGETAEEVSEAETSPFKLPESIPEEIEVINSKAATATATATVVTSAATCKCDITCTMTVNTPKEAEQPAVEQPVPEESAFHSGTKRLPHFKKFQISAIAPALSPSPALTPSPTQLNLPPPCQGKMPVSPDWLHRSEESIIHATPATLVSVLTPSAPAVTALGSQSANPLMPPDTKASDIDPSSSTLRKILMDPKYVSASNSNAIPTTVLTTTLADPRMSENENSSDTMAARHTHPEDRPLPFTLQKPSPLTETQQNFGEKMVHSVISSPTTSVISRIPMPFDTEEAPRISLSNRNAGLSLTKQKSRSSMNENNCYHGVDVAEDVNCRGRSVVESTPYNTGSSRGLRVNTSEGVVVLSYSGQKTEGPQRISAKISQIPPASAVDIEFQQSVSKSQIKPEPFAPSQLCTPKGPLTPTGYGHPGVLLTGHTYNSQPVISTIKQESPGSEKSESSYHTGSQGSAVKMFQQPVTSPQILMYNRAVMQQHVKKEPGAESKPMMVDMAKAHQTSNLSPIMNPHYPSLTGNRMSPNPSTPSDRSVPHLKQEPHSPRATGHSPLPFAKVCSPRNSMSPHSSSMVLHPGMPEMSPYVASMHHPHPEQSVIMTPVSHSVTQSVSICHLSHSNVRMNTPQLSGMSHGRRANSLPSPRTGPPQHANTIRERVLQSHAGPTRGASDSCAEENMKHYHQGLCRPSAPQLQSDVMMMQAEQHRGLHHAGLRLDQYSMASRDMRDIRDMRILMHHQLGEHTIAEGRRSQTPEAGATSITNLSAASKSPKGMTQMRKEIPKTLEAKPSHPPHTESSRIMGVHPSVPVMVSPHHPQGVQMIHPGGTSSFPVYRDMQGFHSQFSSHSSMGLNLAPRGITPSQDGDLSHRGKLSQSLSAGSLGGGSETKSDNSHLRHTASMDLSHMPRMQRDTISPSYTSPMALSHKQELALQKGPPPVFMPSPPVAPLASSSQWHPESKLGHSGYRSVDMVQLLMKYPIVWQGLLALKNDSAAVQLHFVSGNNVLAHRSLPPLEGGAPLRIAQRMRLEAAQLEGVARRMMVESDYCLLLALPCGRDQEDVLSQTLLLKGGFITYLQQKQAAGIINVPNPGSNQPAYVVQIFPPCDFSESHLSRLAPDLLNSISSISPHIMIVIASV from the exons TGATTCCAGCAGTAGTTCAAGTGATGGCTCCCCAGCACGTTCAGTTCAGTCTGCTGCCGTCCCTGCACCTTTATCTCTGCCTTTATCTGCCCTTGACAAGGATGAGCCTCGAAAAAGCTTTGGTGTCAAGGTCCAGAATCTTCCTGTGCGTTCGACAG ATACAAGTCTAAAGGATGGCCTGTTCCATGAGTTCAAGAAGTATGGGAAGGTGACGTCTGTGCAAATCCATGGAGCTTTAGAGGAGCGCTATGGACTAGTGTTCTTTCGCCAGCAGGAGGACCAGGAAAAGGCCCTGGCTGCATCAAAGGGGAAGCTGTTTTTTGGCATGCAAATTGAGGTCATTGCCTGGAACGGCCCTG AGACCGAAAGCGAGAATGAGTTCCGGCCTCTGGATGAGAGGATAGATGAGTTTCACCCCAAAGCCACACGGACTCTGTTTATTGGCAACCTGGAAAAGAACACCAGCTACCATGATCTGCTCAATATCTTTCAGCGCTTTGGGGAGATAGTG GATATTGACATCAAGAAAGTTAATGGTGCCCCTCAGTATGCCTTTCTACAGTACAGTGACATTACCAGTGTCTGTAAGGCCATAAAGAAGATGGATGGAGAGTACCTCGGCAACAATAGGCTAAAG CTTGGATTTGGAAAAAGTATGCCCACAACTTGTGTTTGGTTGGATGGTTTAGCCTCCAACATCACAGAGCAGTATCTCACTCGTCATTTCTGTCGTTATGGACATGTTATCAAG GTTGTATTTGACAGACCCAAAGGAATGGCCCTTATACTGTATAATAACATAGAATATGCACAGGCAGCTGTTAAGGAGACCAAGGGGTGGAAGATTGGTGGCAACAAAATTAAG GTGGACTTTGCCAATCAAGAAAGTCAGATGGCTTTCTATCACTCAATGCAGGCATCTGGGCAGGACATTCGCGACTTCTATGAAATCCTATCTGAGCGAAG GGATGAGCGCAGGCCGCAATATGAGTTTACAGCTGAACGGCCGTTCTTTGACAATAGTGTACGAACACCTGGAGGAACCTTCACAGAAGATCCCCGTCGCAAGTTACCTGACAGAGGCCGCGAGTTCTACACAGAATGGGACTCATACCAGGGGGATTTCTATGACCCGCGTTACTTTGATGATCCGCGTGAGTACAGAGATTACAGAGACCCCTATGAGCAGGACATCCGCAAATACAGTTACTTGCAGAGGGAACGTGAGCGTGAGCGCTTTGAAACAGACCGTGAACGTGACCATGGGCGGAGAACAATGGAACACAGCCAGAGCCCTTCTCACCCTCATCGCCCTGCCAGTCCTACAGCGTCCCACTCCCTCTCTGAGCGTCTACCAAATGACTCTGATCGCCGCATTTGCTGTAGATCCTCGGAGCGAAGTGCCAGCTGCAGTTCACTCTCACCTCCAAGATTTGACAAGGCACGAACCGATCGGTATAATAAGAGTGATAAGCCAGAGAAGGATAGACCATTTGAAACTGAACATGGTACTGGGGGTGATAAGGAAAAGTGGTCTGGGCGCAAGGAGAAGGGTGAAAAACAGAGGCTGAGAAAGCTTAAATTGCAATCTCCCAGCGTTCCATCGCCTGAGACAGTGCCTAAACTGGAAAGAGAAGTTAGTTCAGATGCAGTCCTTCGAAGCAAAGTCAGCAAGTTTCCCCTTAAGGAAAAAGAAGGCTCAGGCAAAGGACGGCTAGACCTACCACCTTGTGTGGTGCAGCTAACACGTGTGAAGGAGAAGGAAGTGAACTTGCTTGGTCATGCTGTCCTAGAAAAACAAAGAGTTAGAGGTGGGAATGACAGTATCCGGCTTGCATCACCTTCAAGGGATCAGAAAAGTCCTCCCTTCCGCATAGATCACCAAAAAGGAGATATAGTCAAGCATGGGAAGGTGCCAAAAGACAACCACCTTGAAGTTGTTGACAAGGATGGTAAAATGAAAGCCAAAAAACATATGAAAGCTGACCCTAGGTATGATGGTTCTAACTGTGTGGATGTTGACCGTCTAGCTGCACGAAAGAGGCGTTTTGAAGACTCCATGGGGAAGACCGATCAACTGAAGAGGGAGAGTCCGGAAGAGGGCAGTAGACTGGGACTTAGGAAGACACCTGACAGTGCTATGACAAAGGAGAATGAGGATGAAAAGAGCCTATTGCGCAAAGTGGTGCATAAGATGGAGCATTGCAAGGCTAAATCTGAGAGACTTGTTACTGTTTGCAGTCCTAAAGATGAACAAGAGTCTGAAATAGTCTCCATGGGAATGGGGCTTGGACTCAGTTTGGAACTTCAGTCACGACTTGGAGAACCAACAGAAGAGGCAACAGATCCATTAGACCCAACCTGTCTGAAAATTCAGTTTTGGGGATCAAGTCTCACGAAAATCTCTGATGGGAGTCTTGACCAGGACGCATTCACGCAACTGCCGCAACAAGACAATGGCGAGCAGGGTGTAGGACTATACAAAAGTAGAGGGGAGACTGAGGAACGACTTGAGTCTGACCTTGACCACTCTCAGACCTGCAGAAAACAAATGGAACAGAGTCGACAAGAGCCTGACAAATCATATAAATCAGAAAGCCCACAAGATGGCGACACAGAGGACTTTGAACGGTGCAGTCTGGTGTATGAGGTAGGAAAAACACCTCAAGATGTTACAGACGATTATCCATCTAGCAAACGTAAGAAATCCGAGAGTTTTGACTTTGACTTGCTAAGTGGTAAGAGAGACCGCAACTACAGGTCTTCCTGTGAATTAAATGAAGACCTTGACCTGAGTGTCATATCTTTTTCTGGCTCTGGTCCCTTTCCTTCAAATGAAGAAGAGTGTGCTTCCCGGTTAGCACAATCAGTTACCAATAAAAAGACTAAAGACTCTCCAAAAGAAGAGGACAAAGTCTACTCGCATGTAGATTCATTGAAATACAGCTTGGACGTGACACCTAATTGTTTCCGTTCCCCTATCACAGAATTTCCTAAGCTTAAAACAGCATTGCTTGGGTGTAACGAGCAGTTACTTCAACGATGGGAGAGTAGAATCAAATCTGACTGCCTCAGAATGGACATGACCTTCCCCAGTAGCATTGTGAAACAAGAAAGCATTTGCAAACGTCTTGTGTGTGAACTAGAGCCTGGAGAAGTATCGTCAGATTCAGATGATGATGGTGTTAACAAAAACCACTCCCCTAAGCCCAACACCTCACTGTCCTCTATCCTCGGGGAACGTGAAGAAAGGTTGACAGGCCTCAAGCTCTCATGCTCCCTGGAGAAGAACAAGTTCTATTCTTTTGCATTAGACAAGACTATCACTCCAGACACACAAGCACTTCTTGAGCGAGCCAAGTCATTGTCCTCTGCAAGGGAGGATAATTGGTCTTTTCTTGACAGAGACTCTCGCTTTGCGAGTCTTCGTGGTGGCTCAGACAAAGAAAAGGTAGAGTCTGTACCACGACCTATCCCGTCTTGGTACATGAAAAAGAAGAAGATTCGTACTGACTCTGAAGGTAAACTGGATGACAATAAGAAAGACCCCAAAGCAGAGGATCTGGAACGGCAGGAGCTGTTTGCATCTCGTTTTCTTCATAGTTCAATCTTTGAGCAAGATTCACGGCGTCTACAACATCTTGAGCGCAAAGATCCTGAGTTGGGAGTTGGCAGATATCCTGTCAAACAGGATGCTGTCAAAGGACAACCTGGGCCATGGGGAGGGGACCTTCAAGAGCCCATAGTTCTTTTTCATAGCCGCTTTCTGGAGCTTCAACAACAGAAGGAGACCTCGTGGGGCCACTTTCCACAAGAAATTGAAAGTGTTGATGAGAGTGAACAAGAAGCGTCTCCCAAGGTTTTAGAGTTCATGCAGAAGGCCGATATTAAATCAGTCAGCCCTGCTCTCATCTTGCCAATTTCACAGTTTCTTTCTTCACCCAGAGAGATTTCTCCACAGCAGGAGAAAGAAGTTGTTTTAACTACTTCATCCTCTGAACAGACTCTTTCACTGATTGAAGAGGAAAAAGTAGAACATAATCTTGAAGTGTTCCCACCCCAATCTCCTCTAGTAGAGATCCAACCCCCTGCCTCAATTTTAATCACACCCTTATCACCTTTCCTTTCAGATGCTGAGGTTAAAGTTGAACCTAAAGAGGTATTATGTGAACCCAGAGTTACAACTGAAGGCAATCTTACAGTGGATCATACATCTTTCCTTGATAATAAGCCTCCCACTCCTGGTGCCTCATTAAGTAGTTTTGAGGCAAGTGCTGCTGAATTCACCTGTTCTGCTTCCCCCAAGGTTGACGAGAATATAGAAATGGTAAAGATGGAGACCCAACCAGAGAAACCATATTCTAAGGACTTTGACAAACCTCAGAAATCTGACGATTCCCAAGAGGTTCACATACCAGTCTCAGAGGCTGGAATCAAACCAGCAAAGCCAATTCGCAAACAACCCAAGAGTAAAAGAGCTAAGCCAAATGTGTCAGTAACACAAATCTTGGAGCCCCCCAAAACCGCTGTCTCTGAGAAACCAGTAACTCGAAAGAGTGAGCGAATTGACAGAGAGAAGCTGAAAAGGTCTTCATCTCCACGAGGAGAAGTATTAAAGGCATCATCAGAACCTAAAACCACAGCCAAGTCACCAGTTAATGTCCCTGACTCCGAGAATGAAGCAATCCTAATTCACGGAAGGAGCAGACGACGAAATGTTCGGTCAGTTTATGCCACACAGTCTGAAGGGGATGCCCAGCCACCATGTAAAGAGGTGGTGGAGTCCTCCTGCTCCACCCGTAAGTGTGGTGTCGACAAGGATCTAGTGCTGCAGCAGGATGCATTGAAGACCTCTACCTACACAAGGAGAGGTCGCCCACCCAAGTCACGCAGGCGAGGGGAAGATGTGTCACCAGTGAAAGGGGACTCGCAAAAATCATCAGAGGAAGACAGTGACATGAAAGAGCCTGCGAACACTGGACAGGGTTCCAGAATGTCTGAGGGGTGGTGTTCACCCCGTATGCAGAAAGTGCAGACAGCTCAAGTGTCTTCACTTACTGGGGCTTCAATTGGCAGGAAAGCAAGTAGAGTAGACAAACAATCCAAGAGTGAAACATCATCAGGTGAGAAGTCAGTTGATAGTATAACTACTGAAGAGCCTGAGCCCAAAATAAAAGATGAGTCCGAAGAAGCAGGGAAATTATTAGAGGAAGCAATGCAATGCTTGCCAACACAGAAAGACGAAGGAGACAAAGTGCTAACTGATCAAATTGAGAAAAGGTATTCTGAAGGGGACATTGAGAGGATAGAATCTACCCATGTGGAGAAAAGACAACAGTCTGAAAAGAGTGGGAAAGTAAAAGCACCAAGGTTTACACGAAATGCCAAATTGGTGACAGAGGATAAATCGCTTGGCTTGAGAAACCTTGAGATTCGTGTAAGCTTAGATGATGTGAAAGGGTTGCTTTGCTCTGAGGAGGATGAGGCTGTATCTTTTGAGACCACTGCTAAAAATGCCAAACCAGGAGTACCAGATAAAGAAGAAGCAAGGACTCAGTGTTATCTGAAAGATGCTGCAGAGTTCAGCCCAGAGGAAAGGGAAGATGCTCTGTTAGACCCTGAACAAACGGTAGACCCAGCAGCCGCTATTTTGGCACGTCAGATGGAACTGGAACGGGCAGTGGAGAATATTGCCAAACTTACAGTTGTGCAACCTCTTCAACCCTATAAGGAACCACCTGCAGAGCCACCTACCCTGCTGCCCCCTGTCACTATAGAACCAGAGAATGAAATGGAGGGGGAGAAGTCAGCTATTCCTGCCAGTGAAACCGAACTAGCTGCTGCTATTGATTCCATTACTGCGGAAGACATATCTACTGATACAGATGGTTTCACAGCTCCTTCCACTTATACTGCAATTGTTCCTACCCCAGAGCCTCTGGTCTTACCCTCTGCCAATGATGTCTTGGAACCAGAAACACACATGGCTATCAGCAACATTATTGACCCAGACCCAGAGATGGGAGTTTTGATTCCCAGTGCCAAACCCCTGATGACAGATGCTAAAGCCTCTGAATCAACAGTCTCTGGGGCCTCTGCCGAAGATGAGTCTCTTccatcagaaacacacacaaaaaaagggaAAGCAGTCAGACCTAAGACTCCAAAGAGGTCCAGAGGACGAAAGGCTGTCAACCGGAAGGGAGAGACTGCTGAAGAGGTATCAGAAGCTGAGACCTCCCCCTTCAAGCTACCAGAGTCCATTCCTGAAGAAATTGAAGTCATCAACTCTAAGGCAGCTACTGCTACAGCAACAGCCACTGTTGTCACCTCAGCTGCTACCTGCAAATGTGATATCACATGCACCATGACTGTGAACACTCCCAAGGAGGCAGAACAACCTGCTGTGGAACAACCCGTACCTGAAGAATCAGCCTTTCACTCTGGCACCAAGAGACTTCCTCATTTCAAAAAGTTTCAAATATCCGCAAtagcccctgctctctctccatcccctgctCTCACACCTTCTCCAACCCAATTGAATCTCCCTCCACCCTGCCAAGGCAAGATGCCTGTTTCACCAGACTGGCTTCACAGATCTGAAGAAAGTATAATACATGCTACTCCTGCAACTCTAGTTTCTGTATTGACTCCCTCTGCACCAGCAGTAACAGCGCTTGGAAGCCAGTCGGCAAATCCACTTATGCCTCCTGATACTAAGGCATCGGATATTGACCCTAGTTCCAGCACTCTCAGAAAGATCCTCATGGATCCCAAATATGTGTCGGCATCAAACAGCAATGCCATTCCTACTACAGTGCTAACCACAACGCTGGCAGATCCTCGCATGTCAGAGAATGAAAACTCATCTGACACAATGGCTGCTCGGCACACACATCCTGAAGACAGACCCTTGCCTTTCACTCTTCAAAAACCATCCCCGCTCACCGAGACCCAACAGAACTTTGGAGAGAAGATGGTGCATTCAGTCATTTCTTCCCCTACTACCTCTGTCATCAGCCGGATTCCAATGCCCTTTGACACTGAGGAAGCACCTCGAATCTCCCTAAGTAACCGTAATGCTGGCCTATCTCTAACCAAACAGAAATCCAGATCAAGTATGAACGAGAACAACTGTTACCATGGAGTGGATGTGGCAGAGGATGTAAACTGCAGAGGACGGTCTGTAGTTGAGAGCACACCCTACAACACAGGCTCCAGTCGTGGCCTCAGGGTAAATACATCAGAGGGTGTGGTAGTACTAAGTTACTCAGGGCAAAAAACAGAGGGACCTCAACGGATCAGCGCCAAAATTAGCCAGATCCCACCGGCCAGTGCAGTCGACATAGAGTTTCAGCAGTCTGTGTCTAAATCTCAGATTAAGCCAGAACCATTTGCCCCATCCCAGCTTTGCACCCCCAAGGGACCCCTGACACCCACAGGGTACGGACACCCGGGGGTACTCTTAACTGGCCATACATACAATTCTCAGCCTGTCATCTCCACCATTAAGCAGGAGAGTCCTGGTTCTGAAAAGTCAGAGTCGTCATATCACACTGGATCCCAGGGTAGCGCAGTAAAGATGTTTCAACAACCAGTCACTAGTCCTCAAATATTGATGTACAATCGGGCTGTGATGCAGCAGCATGTAAAGAAAGAGCCTGGAGCAGAATCCAAACCAATGATGGTGGATATGGCAAAGGCACACCAGACATCCAACCTCAGCCCAATCATGAATCCACATTATCCATCTTTGACTGGAAACCGCATGAGTCCTAATCCCAGTACCCCTTCTGATCGGTCAGTCCCACACCTCAAGCAAGAGCCTCATTCCCCTCGAGCAACGGGCCACTCACCTTTACCCTTTGCGAAAGTTTGCTCTCCCAGAAACTCAATGTCCCCCCATTCCAGCTCTATGGTTTTGCATCCTGGCATGCCTGAGATGTCTCCATATGTTGCCAGTATGCACCATCCCCACCCAGAGCAGTCTGTTATAATGACCCCGGTGTCACACAGCGTCACCCAGTCAGTGTCTATATGTCACCTCTCGCACAGCAATGTCAGGATGAATACCCCACAGCTCTCTGGAATGAGTCATGGAAGACGGGCGAATTCCCTGCCATCTCCCCGCACTGGACCTCCTCAGCACGCCAACACCATCAGAGAAAGGGTGCTGCAGTCACATGCAGGCCCTACTCGGGGAGCCTCAGACAGCTGTGCCGAAGAGAACATGAAGCACTACCACCAGGGGCTGTGCAGACCCTCTGCACCCCAGCTCCAGTCAGATGTGATGATGATGCAGGCAGAGCAGCACAGAGGGCTGCATCATGCAGGCCTACGTCTGGACCAGTACAGCATGGCCTCCCGAGACATGCGCGACATACGGGACATGCGCATCCTGATGCACCATCAGCTAGGAGAGCACACCATTGCAGAGGGACGTCGGTCACAAACTCCTGAGGCAGGAGCAACCTCAATCACCAACCTCTCTGCTGCCTCCAAGAGTCCAAAAGGAATGACGCAGATGCGGAAGGAGATTCCTAAAACATTGGAGGCAAAGCCGTCTCACCCACCTCATACTGAGAGCAGCAGGATCATGGGGGTCCATCCATCTGTCCCTGTTATGGTGTCTCCTCATCATCCTCAAGGTGTTCAGATGATTCATCCAGGTGGCACTAGCTCCTTCCCAGTGTACCGGGATATGCAGGGCTTCCACTCCCAGTTTTCCAGTCACTCTTCGATGGGATTGAACTTGGCTCCCCGCGGCATCACACCTTCCCAG GATGGTGATCTCAGCCACAGGGGCAAGCTATCTCAGTCACTCTCTGCTGGGTCACTTGGTGGAGGAAGTGAAACCAAATCGGACAACTCCCACCTCCGTCACACAGCCTCCATGGACTTATCCCACATGCCCCGGATGCAGAGGGACACCATTTCACCCTCTTATACTTCTCCCATGGCTCTCTCCCACAAGCAAGAGCTAGCTCTGCAGAAGGGCCCACCACCAGTCTTCATGCCGAGCCCTCCAGTAGCACCCCTCGCAAGTTCCTCACAGTGGCACCCTGAGAGTAAACTGGGACACTCAGGATACCGGTCCGTCGATATGGTGCAGCTTTTAATG AAATACCCCATAGTATGGCAAGGCCTGCTGGCACTGAAGAATGACTCGGCTGCTGTGCAGCTCCACTTTGTCTCTGGCAACAACGTTCTGGCCCACCGTTCACTGCCGCCATTGGAGGGAGGGGCCCCGCTCCGCATCGCACAGAGGATGAGGTTGGAAGCGGCCCAGCTTGAGGGTGTGGCTCGCAGGATGATG GTGGAGAGTGACTACTGCCTCCTGCTAGCTCTGCCATGTGGACGGGATCAGGAGGACGTTCTCAGTCAGACCCTTCTCCTGAAAGGAGGCTTCATCACCTACCTACAGCAAAAACAGGCAGCTGGGATCATCAATGTCCCCAACCCCGGCTCCAATCAG CCGGCATACGTGGTGCAGATTTTTCCGCCATGTGATTTCTCTGAGAGCCACCTGTCGCGGCTCGCCCCCGACCTTCTCAACAGTATCTCCAGCATCTCCCCTCACATCATGATTGTCATTGCCTCCGTGTAA